In the genome of Triticum urartu cultivar G1812 chromosome 5, Tu2.1, whole genome shotgun sequence, one region contains:
- the LOC125507991 gene encoding putative disease resistance protein At5g47280 → MEKFLFEELAGDAVRELLRAVQGTFLCRSTAERLRRNVEPLLPLVQQNGRHALRSNAELGELAVQLREALDLARRAAAAPRWNVYRTAQLARRMEAADKGIERWLARHAPAHVLDGVRRLRDEAEARIGRLERRVEEVAAMQAPPTIPPAMSLPVALPPPPSKGMAMAVEVAPPTKGMGMPMEVAPPTKGMGIPMDFDLPCEEESKGGGLVGSGVKVGKERVKEMVMSSGGGWEVVGICGMGGSGKTTLAMEIYKDQKIQGYFNNRVFFETVSQSANLETIKMKLWEQISSNIVLGAYNQIPEWQLKLGPRDRGPVLVILDDVWSLSQLEELVFKFPGCKTLVVSRLKFPTLVSRTYEMKLLGDEEALSVFCSAAFNQESVPQTADKKLVKQVAAECRGLPLALKVIGASLRDQPPMIWLSAKNRLSRGESISDSHETKLLERMAASVECLSGKVRECFLDLGCFPEDKKIPLDVLINIWMEIHDLDKPDAFAILMELSNKNLLTLVNDAQNKAGDLYSNYHDYSVTQHDVLRDLALHMSGRDSLNKRRRLVMPRREESLPRDWQRNKDLPFEAQIVSIHTGEMKESDWFQMSFPKAEVLILNFASSVYYLPSFIATMQNLKALVLINYGTTSAALDNLSAFTTLSDLRSLWLEKITLPPLPKSTIPLKNLRKISLVLCELNNSLRGSTMDLSMTFPRLSNLTIDHCVDLKELPPSVCEISSLESISLSNCHDLTELPYELGKLHCLSILRVYACPALWKLPPSVCSLKRLKYLDISQCINLTDLPEELGHLTNLEKIDMRECSRLRSLPRSSSSLKSLGHVVCDEETAMLWREAEQVIPDLRVQVAEECYNLDWLVD, encoded by the exons ATGGAGAAGTTCCTGTTCGAGGAGCTGGCCGGGGACGCCGTGCGGGAGCTGCTGCGCGCGGTGCAGGGCACCTTCCTGTGCCGCTCCACCGCCGAGCGCCTGCGCCGGAACGTCGAGCCGCTGCTGCCCCTCGTGCAGCAGAACGGCCGCCACGCGCTCCGCAGCAACGCCGAGCTGGGCGAGCTCGCCGTGCAGCTCAGGGAGGCGCTCGACCTcgcgcgccgcgccgccgccgccccgcgctgGAACGTCTACCGCACCGCGCAGCTGGCGCGCAGGATGGAGGCCGCCGACAAGGGCATCGAGCGCTGGCTGGCGCGCCACGCACCCGCGCACGTGCTCGACGGCGTGCGCCGCCTCCGCGACGAGGCCGAGGCGCGCATCGGCCGCCTGGAGCGCCGCGTCGAGGAGGTCGCCGCGATGCAGGCGCCCCCCACGATCCCGCCCGCCATGTCCCTCCCCGTCGCGCTACCGCCGCCGCCCTCCAAGGGCATGGCGATGGCGGTGGAGGTGGCGCCGCCGACCAAGGGCATGGGCATGCCGATGGAGGTGGCGCCGCCGACCAAGGGCATGGGGATTCCGATGGATTTCGACCTCCCGTGCGAGGAGGAGAGCAAGGGCGGCGGCTTGGTGGGAAGCGGCGTCAAGGTGGGCAAGGAGAGAGTGAAGGAGATGGTGAtgagcagcggcggcggctgggaggTCGTCGGCATCTGCGGCATGGGCGGCAGCGGCAAGACCACGCTCGCCATGGAGATCTATAAGGATCAAAAGATCCAAG GCTACTTCAACAACAGGGTCTTCTTTGAGACGGTCTCGCAGTCCGCAAATCTGGAGACCATCAAGATGAAGCTGTGGGAGCAGATCAGCAGCAATATTGTGCTTGGTGCATATAACCAGATCCCGGAATGGCAGCTCAAGTTAGGGCCGAGGGACCGAGGACCAGTTCTTGTTATACTTGATGATGTGTGGTCTCTCTCACAGCTCGAGGAGCTGGTCTTCAAGTTCCCTGGCTGCAAGACTCTTGTCGTATCAAGGTTGAAGTTCCCTACGTTAGTCTCCCGGACATACGAAATGAAATTACTCGGCGATGAGGAGGCTTTGTCTGTCTTCTGCAGTGCTGCCTTCAATCAGGAGTCTGTTCCTCAGACTGCTGACAAGAAACTGGTTAAGCAGGTTGCTGCCGAGTGCAGAGGGCTTCCTCTAGCTCTCAAGGTTATCGGCGCATCCTTGCGTGATCAGCCTCCTATGATATGGTTGAGCGCGAAGAACCGCTTATCACGAGGAGAGTCTATATCGGACTCACATGAGACCAAACTCCTCGAGAGAATGGCAGCAAGTGTCGAGTGCTTGTCGGGAAAGGTCAGGGAATGTTTCCTTGACCTGGGCTGCTTCCCAGAGGATAAGAAGATCCCTCTTGATGTGTTGATCAATATTTGGATGGAGATACATGATCTTGACAAGCCAGATGCTTTTGCCATCCTCATGGAGCTATCGAACAAGAACCTGCTTACCCTAGTTAATGATGCACA GAATAAAGCTGGAGATTTATACAGTAACTATCATGACTACTCAGTGACGCAACATGATGTGTTGCGTGATCTGGCACTTCACATGAGTGGCCGTGATTCTCTGAACAAACGGAGGCGGTTAGTGATGCCAAGAAGAGAAGAATCGCTTCCGAGAGATTGGCAGAGGAATAAGGACCTTCCTTTTGAAGCTCAGATTGTTTCTATTCATACAG GTGAGATGAAAGAATCTGACTGGTTCCAGATGAGCTTCCCCAAGGCAGAAGTTCTTATCCTCAACTTCGCCTCGAGTGTATACTACCTCCCGTCGTTCATTGCAACAATGCAGAACCTGAAGGCCCTGGTGCTGATCAACTATGGTACCACCAGTGCAGCCCTTGATAATTTGTCTGCCTTCACCACACTAAGTGACCTGAGGAGTCTTTGGCTTGAAAAGATTACGCTCCCGCCACTGCCGAAAAGCACAATCCCACTGAAGAACCTGCGCAAGATCTCCCTCGTCCTTTGTGAGCTGAACAACAGCCTAAGAGGATCGACGATGGATCTCTCCATGACGTTTCCGCGCCTATCCAACCTCACCATCGACCATTGCGTAGATCTGAAGGAGCTGCCACCTAGTGTGTGTGAAATCAGCTCGCTGGAGAGCATCTCCTTGTCAAACTGCCATGACCTCACAGAGCTGCCATATGAGCTGGGCAAGCTGCACTGCCTGAGCATCCTGCGGGTGTACGCCTGCCCGGCGCTGTGGAAGCTTCCGCCGTCGGTATGCAGCCTGAAGAGGCTGAAATACCTGGACATATCGCAGTGCATTAACCTCACAGACCTTCCAGAAGAGCTTGGCCACCTGACAAACCTAGAGAAGATCGACATGCGGGAATGCTCGCGGTTGAGGAGCCTCCCGAGGTCCTCCTCGTCGCTGAAGTCCCTCGGGCACGTCGTGTGCGACGAGGAGACGGCGATGCTGTGGAGGGAGGCCGAGCAGGTCATCCCGGACCTCCGTGTGCAGGTAGCAGAAGAGTGTTACAACCTGGACTGGCTTGTAGACTGA
- the LOC125507993 gene encoding serine/threonine-protein kinase SAPK9-like, whose amino-acid sequence MERGPAGTLSDVPVMLDGDRYELVRSIGSGNFGVARLMRNRASGELVAVKYIDRGEKIDENVQREIINHRSLRHPNIIRFKEVILTPTHLAIVMEYASGGELFERICTAGRFSVDEARFFFQQLISGVSYCHSMQVCHRDLKLENTLLDGSTTPRLKICDFGYSKSSVLHSQPKSTVGTPAYIAPEVLLKKEYDGKIADVWSCGVTLYVMLVGAYPFEDPENPKNFKMTIQKILGVQYSIPDYIHIPMDCRNLLSRIFVANPATRITIPEIKNHPWFLKNLPADLMDGPTVSNQYEEPDQPMQNMNEIMQIMAEATIPAAGALGINKFLPDGLDLDDDMDDLDSDLDIDMDSSGEIVYAM is encoded by the exons ATGGAGAGGGGGCCGGCGGGGACGCTGAGTGATGTGCCGGTGATGCTGGACGGCGACCGGTACGAGCTGGTCCGCAGCATCGGGTCCGGCAACTTCGGCGTCGCCCGCCTCATGCGCAACCGCGCCTCCGGCGAGCTCGTCGCCGTCAAGTACATCGACCGCGGCGAGAAG ATCGATGAGAACGTGCAGAGGGAGATCATCAACCACAGGTCGCTGCGGCACCCCAACATCATCCGCTTCAAGGAG GTTATTCTGACGCCGACGCATCTCGCCATCGTCATGGAGTACGCCTCCGGCGGGGAGCTCTTCGAGCGCATCTGCACCGCCGGTCGATTCAGCGTCGACGAG GCTCGGTTCTTTTTCCAGCAGCTGATATCTGGAGTCAGCTACTGCCACTCCATG CAAGTATGCCATCGTGACTTAAAGCTCGAGAACACTCTGCTGGATGGAAGCACCACCCCTCGCCTCAAGATATGCGACTTTGGTTATTCCAAG TCATCGGTTCTTCACTCTCAACCAAAGTCAACTGTTGGAACGCCGGCATATATTGCCCCTGAAGTTCTGCTCAAGAAGGAATACGATGGCAAG ATTGCCGATGTGTGGTCATGTGGCGTAACGCTTTACGTGATGTTGGTCGGCGCCTACCCTTTCGAGGATCCGGAAAATCCCAAGAATTTCAAAATGACAATCCAG AAAATATTAGGTGTTCAGTACTCGATTCCGGACTACATTCACATACCAATGGACTGCCGAAACCTTCTCTCAAGGATCTTTGTTGCCAACCCAGCTACG AGGATCACCATACCTGAGATAAAGAACCACCCATGGTTCCTCAAGAACCTCCCAGCCGACCTCATGGACGGTCCCACAGTGAGCAACCAGTATGAGGAGCCTGACCAGCCGATGCAGAACATGAACGAGATCATGCAGATAATGGCAGAGGCGACCATACCGGCGGCCGGCGCCCTCGGAATCAACAAGTTCCTGCCTGACGGCCTTGACCTCGACGACGACATGGATGACCTGGACTCGGACCTCGACATCGACATGGACAGCAGCGGGGAGATAGTATACGCCATGTAG